Within the Actinomycetota bacterium genome, the region TTATTGACATGTTTTTACTACTATAGTATTATCTTTGCTTGCCAATTTTTTAATTTTCAGGTTGGCTCAGGTTGCAGGCATTGATTTGCACTTTTTATGCTGTTTTGATATTTTTAAAATGACAGGTTTAAGTGGGCCGTTAGCTCAGTTGGTAGAGCACCGGACTTTTAATCCGGGTGTCGAAGGTCCGAATCCTTCACGGCTCACCATTTGCCCTCGTCGTCTAGTGGTTTAGGACACAGCCCTTTCACGGCTGCAACAGGGATTCGAATTCCCTCGAGGGTACCAATTTTCGGGCGATTAGCTCAGCTGGGAGAGCGTCTGCCTTACAAGCAGAGGGTCGTAGGTTCGATCCCTACATCGCCCACCATTATTTTTTTAGCGGCTTTTAAGGAGCTGTCGTCTAGTGGTTTAGGATACGTGCCTGTCACGCACGAGATCGCGGGTTCGAATCCCGTCAGCTCCGCCACTTCCTGGTTGCCGTTTATCGTTTATGAATAAGCCACTTTTTCAGGGCGAGATAGCTCAGTTGGTAGAGCAGTGGACTGAAAATCCACGTGTCCGCAGTTCGATTCTGCGTCTCGCCACCACTTTGCCACCACTTCATTTAATCAAAGCCGTATTTCATTTAAAAACCTTAACACTCCGAAATAATTCCAAACAGACAGTTTCAGGGATACCGGAGGACTATATAATCAGTGATACCGGGGGCTATTTTAAATAAAGAATGCTACATTGCAACTTAATCAATTTCTAACCATAAATAAGTTGCGCAAGGAACTTCTTCAAGATTGATTTAAAAATTCATAGAAAGATAAAAAATTTACAACGATGTTTCTCCCGGATAAGATAAGAGTGCCGATATTATTGAATAACATCATTATAATAAAAAAAGTATTGACATTTAATTGACTGATGTATTAAAATGTACAAATGAAACGGTTCATAGTATACCGATTCATATTAAAATTTACTTATTAATAAACAGGAGGAAATTAGTGCGTCAGATAAAGAAAAATATCATTTCTTTAATTGTCATTTCTTTAGCTATCATCACCGGGCTGAGTCTTTTAGCGGGATGCTCTGCGTCTTCAGCCAGTGAAACAACCGGTACTGAATCATCACAGGCACAGAAGCAGAATGAAACAACCGGTACTGAATCATCACAGGCACAGAAGAAGGATGAATCACCAACCAGTAGTGAGCAGCCAGACATGAAATTTGCTGACCAGACTCTCACAATGACAGGATCCACAACTCTGCTTGAAGTTGCGCAGATGTGGGCAGAAGCTTTTATGAAGACAAACGGAGGTAAAATAACTGTTAACGGCGGCGGTTCAGGTGAAGGAATTGCATCACTGTTAAATGGAACAACTGATCTTGCAAATGCTTCCAGGAAAATGAAAGAAGATGAATTTACCGCAGCAGAAACAAGCGGACTGGACATAAAAGAATATGTAGTCCTGTTTGACGGAATATGTGTTATTACGAGCAGCAATATTAATGTAAAAGAACTTTCAATAGATCAGCTGTCAGATATTTTCACCGGTAAAATAACAAACTGGAGCAAAGTAGGCGGTCCTGATGCGGGCATAGTTGCAGCTGCAAGAGACACAAATTCCGGTACAGGTGAATATTTTCTTGAAAGAGTAGTTCAGAAAAACAAGACCGAAAAAGATAATGATTATTCAGATATGTGTTTAAGACTCCAGTCAAACAGCGATGTTGTAAGTCAGGTGGCAGGAAATGAAAATACAATCGGTTATATAGGAATAGGTTATCTTGAAGCTGCCCAGGGAAATGTTAATCTGGTTGCTGTAAAAGATGATGGTTCAGCGATTCTGCCGTCAGTTGAAACAGTTGCAGACAAATCCTATCCG harbors:
- a CDS encoding PstS family phosphate ABC transporter substrate-binding protein, coding for MRQIKKNIISLIVISLAIITGLSLLAGCSASSASETTGTESSQAQKQNETTGTESSQAQKKDESPTSSEQPDMKFADQTLTMTGSTTLLEVAQMWAEAFMKTNGGKITVNGGGSGEGIASLLNGTTDLANASRKMKEDEFTAAETSGLDIKEYVVLFDGICVITSSNINVKELSIDQLSDIFTGKITNWSKVGGPDAGIVAAARDTNSGTGEYFLERVVQKNKTEKDNDYSDMCLRLQSNSDVVSQVAGNENTIGYIGIGYLEAAQGNVNLVAVKDDGSAILPSVETVADKSYPIARDLYIYGNSLTMSEIANAFMEFVLSAEGQALGQEAGFVGVK